A section of the Falco rusticolus isolate bFalRus1 chromosome Z, bFalRus1.pri, whole genome shotgun sequence genome encodes:
- the RFK gene encoding riboflavin kinase, producing the protein MKHLPYFCRGEVVKGFGRGSKELGIPTANFSDQVVESFPSDISTGIYYGWACVGNGDVHKMVLSIGWNPFYKNIKKSVETHIIHTFKEDFYGEILSIVIIGYIRPEKNFDSLEALISAIQEDIEEAKRQLDLPEHLKLKEDNFFNLPEHKIVNNH; encoded by the exons ATGAAGCACCTGCCCTACTTCTGCCGCGGAGAGGTGGTGAAGGGCTTCGGCAGAGGCTCCAAGGAGCTGGGCATCCCCACCG CTAACTTTTCTGACCAAGTAGTTGAAAGCTTTCCGTCTGATATCTCTACTGGTATATACTATGGATGGGCCTGTGTTGGAAATGGAGATGTGCATAAAATGGTTTTGAGCATAGGATGGAATCCTTTCTATAAGAATATTAAGAAATCAGTG GAAACACACATTATCCATACCTTCAAAGAAGACTTTTACGGAGAAATTCTTAGTATAGTCATAATTGGATATATTCgaccagaaaaaaactttgattCCTTAG aggcgCTCATTTCAGCAATTCAAGAAGACAttgaagaagcaaaaagacagCTAGATTTACCAGAACATCTTAAACTCAAAGAAGATAACTTCTTTAATCTGCCAGAACACAAAATAGTGAACAACCACTGA